The following is a genomic window from Collimonas fungivorans Ter331.
GATACCTAGCGGCATTATATATTCTTGATGCTGTCCGGTTGCGGTGCTTGTGACTCTGCCAGACGCTGCGCCTCTTGCTCTTTTTGCATCGAGCTCAGGGCTTTTTTGGTTTTTGTAGCATTGCGGCGGTGACGGAATACCGACGGCGCCATCGCCAGCACGCCAAGGATCGCGCCGAAGACAAAGAACCCCAGCAAAAACAGCACCAGCGGCCCCTGGATGGTCGTGCCTGGGAAGAACTGCAGGTCGACATTGCCCTTGTTCTGCAAGGCGAAGCCGAAAAATACAACAAACAGCAAGATCGAAAGAATTCGGGAAATGATTTTCATGATGCCTTTCCGTGTGATTGGATAATGGTGTAGCTGAATTTGCCGACGATTGGCGCTACCATTGTCATTTTTGCAAATCCCCACCAAATACACAAACAATATAACTTTAAATGATGCGAAATTATAGGGCTGTCCCATGTAAAAAAAACGGCATCCGAAGATGCCGTTTCTA
Proteins encoded in this region:
- a CDS encoding LapA family protein, which translates into the protein MKIISRILSILLFVVFFGFALQNKGNVDLQFFPGTTIQGPLVLFLLGFFVFGAILGVLAMAPSVFRHRRNATKTKKALSSMQKEQEAQRLAESQAPQPDSIKNI